A single window of Rhizobium sp. CCGE531 DNA harbors:
- a CDS encoding LysR family transcriptional regulator yields MDNRAGEMDVFVQVAALSSFSAVGRRLRLSPSAVSKLITRLEERLGTRLLVRTTRSLQLTPEGEIYLEKARTILADIQEAERIVASGGATVPRGPLRVSASVAFGVCCLVPIMPDFLKRYPEIELDISLTDSVIDIVGERADVAIRAGVLRDSSLKARKLMDSRRVIVAAPSYIEQNGLPATPDELDRHNCLTFNFRPTAEGWPFRDPKSGAHFVKTVEGNLQANNGPTVRSLCVAGMGLARIGQFHVQPDLDAGRLVPVLEDFNPEDIEHIHAVYAGHEHLAARIRAFIDFLVNRIG; encoded by the coding sequence ATGGACAATCGCGCCGGCGAAATGGATGTCTTCGTTCAGGTGGCTGCGCTGAGCAGCTTTTCCGCGGTTGGCCGCCGGCTGCGCCTTTCGCCCTCGGCCGTCAGCAAGCTCATCACCCGGCTGGAAGAGCGGCTGGGCACCCGCCTTCTGGTACGCACCACCCGCTCGCTGCAATTGACGCCCGAGGGAGAAATCTATCTCGAAAAGGCGCGAACGATCCTGGCCGATATTCAGGAAGCGGAGCGGATCGTGGCATCAGGCGGCGCCACGGTGCCACGCGGCCCGCTGCGCGTCAGCGCCTCCGTCGCCTTCGGGGTCTGCTGCCTGGTGCCGATCATGCCCGATTTTCTGAAGCGCTATCCCGAGATCGAACTCGACATCTCCTTGACCGACAGCGTCATCGATATCGTCGGCGAGCGAGCCGATGTCGCCATCCGCGCCGGCGTCTTGCGGGATAGTTCGCTCAAAGCCCGCAAACTGATGGACAGCCGCCGCGTCATCGTCGCGGCACCCTCCTACATCGAGCAAAACGGCCTGCCGGCAACGCCGGACGAACTCGATCGTCACAACTGCCTGACTTTCAACTTTCGCCCGACCGCCGAAGGCTGGCCCTTTCGCGATCCGAAGAGCGGCGCCCATTTCGTGAAAACCGTTGAGGGCAACCTCCAGGCAAACAACGGCCCGACCGTTCGCAGCCTTTGCGTTGCGGGGATGGGCCTTGCCCGCATCGGCCAATTCCACGTCCAGCCGGATCTCGATGCCGGCAGGCTCGTGCCCGTTCTCGAAGACTTCAATCCGGAAGACATCGAGCATATCCATGCCGTCTATGCCGGACACGAACATCTGGCCGCCCGCATCCGCGCCTTTATCGACTTTCTGGTTAACCGAATCGGATAG
- a CDS encoding MFS transporter, protein MPLALFALTIAAYAIGTTEFVIVGLLPTVASDLHINLPLAGLIVSVYALGVTFGAPILTALTGRIERKPLLLGLMALFIVGNGMAALSPGYAPLLVARVLSAFAHGVFFSVGSTIAADLVPENRRASAIAMMFMGLTVAIVTGVPLGTFIGQTFGWRATFAAVAGLGIVAFAAILLLLPSSLKKAPPTSIGEQVRVLASGRLLIVFAMTALGYGGTFVAFTFLASILQEVTGFAASAVSLILVLYGIAIAIGNVVGGRLANGNPVRALTWLFVAQAVVLALFSFTAVSPWLAIPTLAALGFLSFANVPGLQLYVVQLAREVRPAAVDVASALNIAAFNLGIAAGAWIGGLVVESSLGLGATPWVGAILVVAALVLTLWSGALDRRSASTAQAVSRAA, encoded by the coding sequence ATGCCTCTCGCTTTGTTTGCCTTGACGATCGCTGCCTATGCGATCGGGACAACCGAATTCGTCATCGTCGGTCTTTTGCCCACCGTGGCGAGCGACCTCCATATCAACCTGCCGCTCGCCGGTCTCATCGTCAGCGTCTATGCGCTCGGCGTCACTTTCGGCGCGCCGATCCTGACCGCGCTCACCGGCCGCATCGAGCGCAAGCCGCTGCTGCTTGGCCTGATGGCGCTGTTCATCGTCGGCAACGGCATGGCCGCCTTGAGCCCTGGCTATGCGCCGCTGCTCGTCGCACGCGTGCTTTCGGCCTTTGCCCATGGCGTGTTCTTTTCTGTAGGATCCACCATTGCCGCCGATCTCGTCCCGGAAAACCGCCGCGCTTCCGCGATCGCCATGATGTTCATGGGCCTGACCGTTGCCATCGTCACAGGCGTTCCCCTTGGCACCTTCATCGGCCAGACCTTCGGCTGGCGCGCGACCTTCGCGGCCGTCGCGGGCCTCGGCATCGTTGCCTTTGCCGCCATCCTGCTGCTTCTGCCGTCCAGCCTGAAGAAGGCGCCGCCGACAAGCATCGGTGAACAGGTCCGCGTGCTTGCGAGCGGCCGGTTGCTAATCGTCTTCGCCATGACGGCGCTCGGCTATGGCGGCACCTTCGTCGCCTTCACCTTCCTTGCCTCGATCCTGCAGGAAGTCACCGGCTTTGCCGCCTCCGCCGTCAGCCTCATCCTCGTGCTCTACGGTATCGCCATTGCCATCGGCAATGTCGTGGGTGGTCGCCTCGCCAATGGCAATCCGGTCCGTGCATTGACGTGGCTCTTCGTCGCCCAGGCTGTCGTGCTTGCCCTCTTCAGCTTTACGGCCGTCTCGCCCTGGCTTGCCATCCCGACGCTTGCAGCGCTTGGTTTCCTGTCCTTCGCCAACGTGCCCGGCCTGCAGCTCTATGTCGTCCAGCTCGCCCGAGAGGTTCGCCCCGCCGCCGTCGATGTCGCCTCGGCGCTCAATATCGCCGCCTTCAATCTCGGTATTGCCGCCGGCGCCTGGATCGGCGGGCTGGTGGTCGAATCCTCCCTTGGCCTTGGCGCCACACCCTGGGTCGGCGCGATCCTTGTCGTCGCTGCCCTGGTGCTCACCCTGTGGAGCGGCGCGCTCGACCGCCGCTCGGCTTCCACGGCACAGGCCGTCTCCCGCGCCGCCTGA
- a CDS encoding aldo/keto reductase, with translation MKIVSANSASIPALGFGTFRMPGSDTERMVAHVLGNGYRHIDTAQIYGNEAEVGDGILRSGITRVDLFLTTKVWVENYRHDAFIASVDESLKKLKTDYVDLLLLHWPNDTVPLAEQIGALNEVAKAGKVRHIGVSNFNRALMHEAVRLSDLPLVTNQVEYHPYLDQSPVIKTAAGLGMSVTAYYAMADGKVLSDPVLKDIAGRHGKSIAQIVLRWIVQQGLIVLSKTVSEARAAENAAIFDFALSQEEMAEIHALAQPSGRIVSPDGLAPIWDEAA, from the coding sequence ATGAAAATCGTCAGCGCCAATAGCGCATCCATTCCCGCCCTTGGTTTCGGCACGTTCCGCATGCCGGGCTCCGACACCGAACGCATGGTCGCGCATGTTCTGGGCAATGGCTACCGTCACATCGATACCGCCCAGATCTATGGCAACGAGGCCGAAGTCGGCGATGGCATCCTGCGCTCCGGCATTACCCGCGTCGATCTGTTCCTGACGACAAAAGTCTGGGTTGAAAACTATCGGCACGATGCGTTCATTGCCTCGGTCGACGAAAGCCTGAAGAAGCTGAAGACCGACTATGTCGACCTCCTGCTGCTGCACTGGCCGAACGACACCGTGCCGCTGGCCGAGCAGATCGGCGCACTGAATGAGGTCGCAAAGGCCGGCAAGGTCCGCCATATCGGCGTTTCCAACTTCAATCGGGCCCTGATGCACGAGGCGGTTCGCCTCAGCGACCTGCCGCTCGTTACCAACCAGGTCGAATATCATCCCTATCTCGACCAGTCGCCCGTCATTAAGACCGCCGCCGGCCTCGGCATGTCGGTAACTGCCTATTACGCCATGGCGGATGGCAAGGTGCTTTCCGATCCGGTGCTGAAGGACATTGCCGGTCGGCATGGCAAATCGATCGCTCAGATCGTTCTGCGCTGGATCGTGCAGCAGGGGCTGATCGTCCTTTCGAAGACGGTGTCGGAAGCCCGCGCAGCGGAAAATGCCGCCATCTTCGACTTCGCGCTTTCGCAGGAGGAAATGGCTGAAATCCACGCTCTCGCGCAGCCGAGCGGCCGCATCGTCAGCCCCGACGGCCTGGCGCCGATCTGGGATGAAGCGGCCTGA
- a CDS encoding cellobiose phosphorylase yields the protein MSSDSNRSFQTPGREELGLITLGNTAGLSASVLPNGTLFSIDFADQQGGIMINQLLGSPIYGGIGRLYLRVGGAKPATAEIVGPKAAVQFGHGDGGFSWSGETAGVRHTVSLRLHPSQTAWFWQVSLQNSTSATISADLVLLQDVGLGDRGFLMNSEAYASQYIDHHIGSHAVFGPVIMNRQNLKQGGGRNPWLAQGCLEGAAAYATDAIQLVVPSKGDDGVMVPDFGNSLPSTRRQHEVACPAIQSKPLSLAAGDAITTIFFGLFIADHPAASSDADLAHLDGLPKLQSELVVDTISAAQSARSLLQDAPLAESDSLDQATIDALYPKRMLEEHVDGKLISFFVPDGPHNRHIVLREKERLAARRHGAIVRSGQNMLLDDQTLAATCWMQGIFAAQLTIGNTSFHKLFSVSRDPYNLTRSSGLRILVDLGDGWRLLGVPAAFEMGLSDTRWIYRLPGRTITVSAIASGDDPAMQWSVSVEGAACRFLVFGHVVLGERDYEAVANIAVDTAAKRISFRPQPSWLWDRYPKAGYHLVTSTPDAFEAVGGDELLYSDGIARNGPFIALKSHPTKALRFAVTGSMTDPDAAEALAARYSAGVESEEMLAPAQRFWSHVTRGARIDGDGRDVVAQAVMLPWIAHDAIVHLSVPHGLEQYTGAAWGTRDVCQGPIEFLLAYEHDDEVRQILLTLFSEQYRDRGDWPQWFMLEPYASIRAGEAHGDIVVWPLKALCDYIEATGDITFLAKTVPWRADDTMQLTSEHATISDHVEKLLETVRNRFVPGTSLIRYGEGDWNDSLQPADPHLRDWMVSSWTVSLLYEQLVRYANILTLASRNEEAQSLQATAVAMCADFNRLLMRDGIVAGYGVFDPSHDDVELLLHPADTRTGLHYSLIAMTQPMIGGLFTPDQRHAHMKIIRENLLFPDGVRLMERPATYSGGPEKLFRRAESSSFFGREIGLMYVHAHLRYCEALALDDDAEAVWAALALANPIAVSGRVEHASLRQRNTYFSSSDAAFDDRYQASAEWSRVKAGDIAVDGGWRIYSSGPGLYTKSLINNVFGFQRQFGQRIRKPLLPASIGACEVKLDFKA from the coding sequence ATGTCCTCGGACTCCAATCGTAGCTTTCAAACGCCCGGTCGCGAAGAACTCGGTCTTATCACGCTTGGCAATACTGCCGGCCTTTCGGCTTCGGTCTTGCCGAACGGCACGCTGTTTTCGATCGATTTCGCCGACCAGCAGGGCGGCATCATGATCAATCAGCTGCTCGGATCGCCCATCTATGGCGGCATCGGCCGGCTCTATCTGCGTGTCGGCGGCGCAAAGCCGGCAACGGCCGAAATCGTCGGCCCCAAGGCTGCCGTCCAATTCGGCCATGGAGATGGTGGCTTCTCCTGGAGCGGCGAGACGGCCGGCGTGAGACACACGGTCAGCCTTCGCCTGCACCCGAGCCAGACCGCATGGTTCTGGCAGGTATCGCTGCAGAACAGCACGAGCGCTACGATTTCCGCCGATCTCGTGCTTCTTCAGGATGTCGGCCTCGGCGATCGCGGCTTCCTGATGAACAGCGAAGCCTATGCCTCGCAATATATCGATCATCACATTGGAAGCCACGCCGTCTTCGGTCCCGTGATCATGAACCGGCAGAACCTCAAGCAGGGTGGCGGGCGAAATCCGTGGCTCGCACAGGGCTGCCTCGAAGGTGCGGCAGCTTACGCGACCGACGCAATCCAACTCGTCGTGCCATCCAAGGGCGATGACGGCGTGATGGTGCCGGATTTCGGCAATAGCCTGCCGAGCACACGCCGCCAGCACGAAGTCGCCTGCCCGGCGATCCAGTCGAAGCCACTTTCGCTTGCAGCCGGTGATGCAATCACGACCATTTTCTTCGGCCTCTTCATCGCCGATCATCCGGCCGCATCAAGCGATGCCGATCTCGCCCATCTCGATGGCCTGCCGAAGCTTCAGAGCGAGCTCGTAGTAGACACGATATCGGCCGCCCAGTCCGCTCGCAGTCTCTTGCAGGACGCGCCGCTTGCCGAAAGCGACAGCCTCGATCAAGCCACGATCGATGCGCTCTATCCCAAGCGGATGCTGGAAGAACATGTCGACGGAAAGCTCATCTCCTTCTTCGTGCCGGATGGGCCGCATAACAGACACATTGTTCTCCGCGAAAAGGAGCGGCTGGCGGCGCGGCGCCACGGCGCCATCGTCCGTAGCGGACAGAACATGCTGCTCGATGATCAGACGCTGGCCGCCACCTGCTGGATGCAGGGCATCTTCGCCGCGCAGCTGACCATCGGCAACACCTCCTTCCACAAGCTGTTCTCCGTTTCGCGCGATCCTTACAATCTGACGCGATCGAGCGGCTTGCGCATCCTCGTCGATCTCGGCGATGGCTGGCGCCTGCTCGGCGTGCCCGCCGCCTTCGAAATGGGCTTGAGTGATACGCGTTGGATCTACAGACTTCCCGGCCGCACCATCACCGTATCGGCAATCGCCTCCGGCGACGATCCGGCCATGCAATGGAGCGTTTCGGTAGAGGGCGCCGCCTGCCGCTTCCTGGTGTTCGGCCACGTCGTGCTTGGCGAGCGCGACTATGAGGCCGTGGCAAACATCGCAGTCGATACGGCGGCCAAGCGCATCTCCTTCCGGCCGCAGCCGTCCTGGCTCTGGGATCGTTACCCGAAGGCCGGCTACCATCTCGTCACCTCGACGCCGGATGCGTTCGAGGCCGTCGGCGGCGACGAACTGCTTTATAGCGACGGCATCGCCCGCAACGGCCCGTTCATCGCGCTGAAATCACATCCGACGAAGGCACTGCGCTTTGCGGTCACGGGATCGATGACCGATCCGGATGCGGCCGAGGCCCTTGCTGCGCGCTACAGCGCCGGTGTCGAGAGCGAAGAAATGCTGGCGCCGGCACAACGCTTCTGGAGCCACGTGACGCGCGGCGCGCGCATCGACGGCGATGGCCGCGATGTGGTCGCGCAAGCCGTCATGCTGCCCTGGATCGCGCATGACGCGATCGTCCATTTGAGCGTGCCGCATGGGCTCGAACAATATACGGGTGCGGCCTGGGGAACGCGCGACGTCTGCCAGGGGCCGATCGAATTCCTGCTTGCCTACGAGCATGACGACGAGGTCCGGCAGATCCTCTTGACGCTCTTTTCCGAGCAGTATCGCGATCGCGGCGACTGGCCGCAATGGTTCATGCTGGAGCCCTACGCCAGTATCCGCGCCGGCGAAGCGCATGGCGATATCGTCGTCTGGCCGCTGAAGGCGCTCTGCGATTATATCGAGGCGACCGGCGACATCACCTTCCTTGCCAAAACAGTGCCGTGGCGCGCCGACGACACGATGCAGCTGACCTCAGAGCACGCGACAATCTCCGATCACGTCGAAAAGCTGCTGGAAACGGTGCGCAACCGCTTCGTGCCGGGCACGAGCCTGATCCGCTACGGCGAGGGCGACTGGAACGACAGCCTGCAGCCGGCCGATCCGCATTTGCGCGACTGGATGGTGAGCAGCTGGACGGTATCGCTGCTTTACGAACAGCTGGTGCGCTATGCCAATATCCTGACGCTTGCCAGCCGCAACGAGGAAGCGCAATCGCTGCAGGCGACCGCGGTCGCCATGTGTGCCGATTTCAACCGGCTCCTGATGCGCGACGGCATCGTTGCCGGCTACGGCGTCTTCGATCCGAGCCATGACGACGTCGAGCTGCTGCTCCATCCTGCGGATACGCGCACCGGCCTGCACTATTCGCTGATCGCGATGACCCAGCCGATGATCGGCGGCCTGTTCACGCCCGATCAGCGCCACGCCCACATGAAGATCATCCGCGAGAACCTCTTATTCCCAGACGGCGTGCGGCTGATGGAGAGGCCGGCGACCTATTCCGGCGGCCCGGAAAAGCTCTTCCGGCGTGCCGAATCCTCGTCCTTCTTCGGCCGCGAGATCGGCCTCATGTATGTGCATGCGCATCTGCGCTACTGCGAGGCCTTGGCGCTAGACGACGATGCCGAAGCGGTGTGGGCAGCGTTGGCGCTCGCCAACCCGATCGCCGTCAGCGGCCGGGTGGAGCATGCATCGCTGCGTCAGCGCAACACCTATTTCAGCAGCAGCGACGCGGCCTTCGACGACCGCTATCAGGCTTCTGCGGAGTGGTCGCGCGTCAAGGCGGGGGATATCGCCGTCGATGGCGGCTGGCGCATCTATTCGAGCGGCCCCGGCCTCTACACCAAGAGCCTGATCAACAATGTCTTCGGCTTCCAGCGGCAGTTCGGCCAGCGTATCCGCAAGCCGCTATTGCCGGCCTCGATCGGCGCCTGCGAGGTCAAGCTGGACTTCAAGGCTTGA
- a CDS encoding glycoside hydrolase family 2 protein gives MKRQTLDTGWTLSRLRAPSSAPALPNSTPAAVPGNVHLDLMAAQLITDPYLDVNEISQDWIGRSAWRYRLAFDWDAEDAERIDLACLGLDTAARLELNGAPLGETRNMHRSYRFDIADRLKNGRNELIVDFQSAYEHGEEVRKQLGSAADIPQNYPGPSNLIRKMACNFGWDWGPTVVTSGIWKPILIESWSKARLGGIRPEITLQGSQGVARLHVEIEWAEKGTDSVALVLSIGGKRAEVRVAQGETHALIECRIDNPQVWWPHGMGGQPLYDIDLQLLGSDGAALDGWKRRVGFRSVRLDTTPDEIGSAFTLVVNDVPVFARGANWIPDDCFLPRVTRERYRERIAQARDANMNMLRVWGGGIYETDTFYEECDAAGIMVWQDFLFACATYPEEEPVYSEIEAEAREAITRLMPYASLVIWNGNNENIWGYFDWGWQDVLGNRPWGAGYYLDLLPKLVAEIDPTRPYWAGSPYSGSMEIAPNADEHGCKHIWDVWNEVGYETYRNYIPRFCSEFGWQAPPTFATLTQSVREKDRAPASPGVLHHQKATTGNDKLRMGLEGWFPPPENFDDWLFVTQLNQARAISYGIDHMRSHRPTCMGTIVWQLNDCWPVTSWAAIDGAGRKKPLWYALRQSYAPHRLTIQPRGDGLAAIAVNDASLFWRVPFTVERFDFNGTLLARHHVWRILCDRFENTDIEIPAEVATPGDPRREYLRARLGDAEAWWFFEKDMKLQYPQPRFDIESAQTIDGITVTITAQSFLRDICLFVDRISPNAEVDDMLVNLAPGESRTFKVKGISKEAFDNADLSAILRTANEVAEPRHH, from the coding sequence ATGAAAAGACAGACGCTCGACACCGGCTGGACCCTCTCGCGCCTTCGCGCACCCTCGAGCGCACCGGCCCTGCCCAATTCCACCCCCGCCGCCGTGCCGGGCAACGTGCATCTCGACCTGATGGCGGCCCAGCTGATTACCGATCCCTATCTCGACGTCAACGAGATCTCGCAGGATTGGATCGGCCGCTCCGCCTGGCGCTATCGTCTGGCCTTCGACTGGGACGCAGAGGACGCCGAGCGCATCGACCTTGCCTGCCTCGGCCTCGACACGGCAGCGCGCCTGGAACTGAATGGCGCGCCCCTCGGCGAAACCCGCAACATGCATCGCAGCTATCGCTTCGATATCGCCGACCGCCTGAAAAACGGCCGCAACGAATTGATCGTCGATTTCCAATCGGCCTACGAGCACGGCGAGGAGGTGCGCAAGCAGCTCGGCAGCGCCGCCGATATCCCCCAGAATTATCCCGGCCCGAGCAATCTCATCCGCAAGATGGCCTGCAATTTCGGCTGGGACTGGGGTCCGACGGTCGTCACCTCGGGCATCTGGAAGCCGATCCTCATCGAGAGCTGGTCGAAGGCGCGTCTTGGCGGCATCCGCCCGGAAATCACGCTGCAAGGCAGCCAGGGCGTCGCACGCCTGCATGTCGAGATCGAATGGGCGGAAAAGGGCACGGATAGCGTGGCACTCGTATTGTCCATCGGCGGCAAGCGCGCGGAAGTCCGCGTCGCGCAAGGGGAGACCCATGCGCTGATCGAGTGCCGTATCGACAATCCCCAGGTCTGGTGGCCGCATGGAATGGGCGGCCAGCCGCTTTACGACATCGACCTGCAGTTGCTCGGCTCGGACGGCGCGGCGCTCGACGGCTGGAAGCGGCGCGTCGGTTTCCGCTCCGTGCGGCTGGATACGACGCCGGATGAGATCGGCTCTGCCTTCACACTCGTCGTCAACGACGTTCCGGTCTTTGCCCGAGGCGCCAACTGGATCCCCGACGATTGCTTCCTGCCGCGCGTAACGCGCGAGCGCTATCGCGAGCGGATCGCCCAAGCCCGCGATGCCAACATGAACATGTTGCGCGTCTGGGGCGGCGGCATTTACGAGACCGATACGTTCTACGAAGAATGTGATGCCGCCGGCATCATGGTCTGGCAGGATTTCCTGTTTGCCTGCGCCACCTATCCCGAGGAAGAGCCCGTCTATAGCGAGATCGAGGCGGAAGCGCGCGAGGCAATCACAAGGCTGATGCCATACGCCTCGCTGGTCATCTGGAACGGCAACAACGAGAATATCTGGGGCTATTTCGACTGGGGCTGGCAGGATGTCCTCGGCAATCGCCCATGGGGCGCCGGCTACTATCTCGATCTGCTGCCGAAGCTGGTGGCCGAGATCGATCCGACCCGCCCCTATTGGGCGGGCAGCCCCTATTCCGGCTCCATGGAGATCGCGCCGAACGCGGACGAACACGGCTGCAAGCACATCTGGGATGTCTGGAACGAGGTGGGTTACGAGACCTACCGCAACTATATTCCCCGCTTCTGCTCCGAATTCGGATGGCAGGCGCCGCCGACCTTCGCGACGCTTACCCAATCTGTTCGCGAAAAGGATCGGGCCCCGGCCTCGCCGGGCGTGCTGCATCACCAGAAAGCAACGACCGGCAACGACAAGCTGCGGATGGGGCTGGAAGGCTGGTTTCCGCCGCCGGAAAATTTCGACGACTGGCTGTTCGTCACGCAGCTCAACCAGGCGCGCGCCATCAGCTACGGCATCGACCATATGCGCTCGCACCGGCCGACCTGCATGGGCACGATCGTCTGGCAGCTCAACGATTGCTGGCCGGTCACCTCCTGGGCGGCCATCGACGGCGCCGGCAGGAAGAAGCCGCTCTGGTACGCGCTGCGGCAGAGCTATGCGCCACATCGCCTCACCATCCAGCCGCGCGGCGATGGCCTGGCTGCGATAGCCGTCAATGACGCAAGCCTGTTCTGGCGCGTACCCTTCACCGTCGAGCGCTTCGACTTCAACGGCACGTTGCTTGCCCGCCATCACGTCTGGCGCATCCTTTGCGATCGCTTCGAGAATACCGACATCGAGATCCCGGCCGAGGTCGCGACCCCCGGTGATCCGCGCCGCGAATATCTGCGTGCGCGCCTCGGCGATGCCGAAGCCTGGTGGTTCTTCGAAAAGGATATGAAGCTGCAATATCCACAGCCCCGCTTCGACATCGAGAGCGCCCAGACGATTGACGGGATCACTGTCACCATCACGGCGCAGTCGTTCCTGCGCGATATCTGCCTGTTCGTCGACCGCATCAGCCCGAACGCCGAAGTCGACGACATGCTGGTCAATCTCGCGCCCGGCGAAAGCAGGACATTCAAGGTCAAAGGCATCTCCAAGGAGGCTTTCGACAATGCCGATCTGTCGGCAATCCTGCGCACGGCCAATGAGGTTGCCGAGCCCCGGCACCACTGA
- a CDS encoding glyoxalase/bleomycin resistance/extradiol dioxygenase family protein: MTDATEQSQSQQPRVPVHGGVVAYLTVDGATKAAEFYKRAFGAEEAFMFPVDEKGRTMHIHLYINGSSVMLGDAFPEYGHALEKPQSFVMQLVVDDLDSWWKRAVDAGAEVVVEPQVMFWGDRWGQLRDPFGVCWAMNAPVES; the protein is encoded by the coding sequence ATGACCGATGCAACAGAACAATCGCAATCCCAGCAGCCCCGCGTCCCGGTTCACGGTGGCGTGGTGGCTTATCTGACGGTGGACGGCGCCACGAAGGCTGCCGAATTCTACAAGCGCGCCTTCGGTGCTGAGGAAGCCTTTATGTTTCCGGTCGACGAAAAAGGCCGGACCATGCATATCCATCTCTACATCAATGGCAGTTCTGTCATGCTCGGTGACGCCTTTCCGGAGTACGGCCATGCACTGGAGAAGCCGCAGTCTTTCGTGATGCAGCTCGTCGTCGATGACCTCGACAGCTGGTGGAAGCGCGCCGTCGATGCCGGGGCCGAGGTCGTCGTCGAGCCACAGGTCATGTTCTGGGGCGATCGTTGGGGCCAGCTCCGCGATCCCTTCGGCGTTTGCTGGGCGATGAATGCACCCGTCGAAAGCTGA
- a CDS encoding alpha/beta hydrolase, whose amino-acid sequence MSYFKVTDWESAYTNGAYIVDGDRWPAAWAEPARAFREKLAAAGRVKLDLAYGPAERNRFDLFLPEGQPKGLVVFVHGGYWLQLDKSYWSHLAAGSIATGYVVAIPSYTLCPENRIGGIGREIAAAIKSAAEMVGGPIILTGHSAGGQLVARMMTVTSPLDEAIRERIRHVLAISGLHDLRPIMKRAMNEQLRIDNIEARAESPALLEPVEAVRLTCWVGGAERAEFIRQNALLANIWTGLGAATEVVVEPDKHHYSVLDGLIDAGHPLTRTLLAE is encoded by the coding sequence ATGAGCTATTTCAAGGTCACCGATTGGGAGAGCGCCTATACCAACGGCGCCTATATCGTCGACGGTGACAGATGGCCGGCGGCCTGGGCCGAGCCGGCCAGGGCTTTCCGCGAGAAGCTGGCGGCGGCGGGGCGGGTGAAGCTCGATCTCGCCTATGGTCCTGCTGAGCGCAATCGCTTCGACCTCTTCCTGCCCGAAGGCCAGCCGAAGGGATTGGTGGTTTTCGTCCATGGCGGCTACTGGCTGCAACTGGACAAAAGCTATTGGTCGCACCTCGCCGCCGGCTCAATTGCGACCGGTTATGTCGTGGCGATCCCCTCCTACACACTTTGCCCGGAAAATCGCATCGGCGGGATCGGCAGGGAGATCGCAGCCGCAATCAAGTCAGCGGCCGAGATGGTCGGCGGCCCAATCATCCTGACAGGGCATTCGGCCGGCGGTCAGCTTGTCGCCCGCATGATGACGGTGACATCGCCGCTTGACGAGGCGATTCGCGAGCGCATCCGCCACGTTCTCGCCATTTCCGGCCTTCACGACCTGCGCCCGATCATGAAGCGCGCCATGAACGAGCAGCTTCGCATCGATAACATTGAGGCACGCGCCGAAAGTCCGGCCCTGCTGGAGCCGGTCGAGGCCGTCCGCCTCACCTGCTGGGTCGGGGGTGCCGAGCGCGCCGAATTCATCCGCCAGAATGCGCTCCTCGCCAATATCTGGACCGGACTCGGCGCGGCAACGGAGGTCGTGGTCGAGCCCGACAAGCATCATTACTCGGTCCTGGACGGCCTTATCGACGCCGGACATCCACTGACGCGAACCCTACTTGCGGAATAG